Proteins from one candidate division KSB1 bacterium genomic window:
- a CDS encoding RNA polymerase sigma-70 factor: protein MNDYNTQSNIFNLEAVNIKDGDIQAFERCYRYYCQKLIEFACYYVKDIYSAENIVQDVFLNLWQNRDKIDPSSNLKSYIYKATKNRALKVIRKQNTEQKYRNVQEERIIYAEFSDAKVLEKELDLQLNNAIDGLPEKCRIIFCMNRYNHLTYREIASVLDISVKTVETQMGRALKILRRKLAHLFVSVFI, encoded by the coding sequence ATGAATGATTATAATACACAATCCAATATTTTTAATCTTGAGGCGGTAAACATTAAAGATGGAGATATCCAGGCATTTGAAAGATGTTACCGTTATTATTGCCAAAAACTGATTGAATTTGCCTGTTATTATGTAAAAGATATTTATTCAGCAGAAAATATTGTGCAGGATGTTTTTCTGAATCTCTGGCAAAACCGTGATAAAATTGATCCATCATCGAATCTAAAGAGTTATATCTACAAGGCCACAAAAAACAGAGCTCTCAAGGTTATTAGAAAACAAAACACCGAGCAAAAATACAGGAATGTTCAGGAAGAACGGATTATTTACGCCGAATTTTCCGATGCAAAGGTTTTAGAAAAAGAGCTGGACCTTCAATTGAACAACGCTATTGATGGTTTGCCGGAGAAATGCAGAATCATATTTTGTATGAACCGCTATAATCATCTCACCTATCGGGAAATAGCCTCTGTCCTGGATATTTCGGTTAAAACAGTTGAAACACAAATGGGGCGCGCACTCAAAATCCTCCGCAGAAAATTAGCTCATCTCTTTGTATCTGTTTTTATCTAA
- a CDS encoding FecR domain-containing protein yields MKNHIPWTLVAKYLSDECTASEKNWIESCMLQNSDFCDQMHQYQKLWDSRYHLSKTRSTEALWRELREKMQVETDHRTHAWHASIIKTGKILRVAAVAVVIFIVSYIYTHGFTGYPGTENPISYQTVNVDHTERMHVKLSDGTRITLDSGSELRYPDHFSEHRDVYLKGEAFFNVAPDPNKPFRVHATHAVVSVLGTKFNVRAWNENPTVAVAVREGKVSLRHKDPQHGGQVVLTRGKKSYLGQDGRPTPPVTVSSSDITSWMHNEMHFENTTVKEVLNQLTRWYDLKFVLEDTTTASEHLTCELKRSNVDDIFELITVLTKTEMVQKDSVIKLIPVKDMPGRKE; encoded by the coding sequence ATGAAAAATCACATACCATGGACACTTGTCGCCAAATATCTGTCTGATGAATGCACCGCAAGCGAAAAAAACTGGATAGAATCCTGTATGCTTCAAAATTCTGATTTTTGTGATCAAATGCATCAGTATCAGAAATTATGGGATTCGAGATATCATCTATCTAAAACCAGATCAACCGAGGCTCTCTGGAGAGAACTGCGAGAAAAGATGCAGGTGGAAACCGATCATCGCACCCATGCATGGCATGCCAGTATTATCAAAACAGGGAAAATATTGCGGGTTGCTGCTGTTGCAGTGGTGATATTCATAGTATCCTATATTTATACACACGGTTTTACCGGATATCCGGGAACAGAAAATCCCATATCTTACCAGACGGTAAATGTTGATCACACCGAAAGAATGCATGTCAAACTTTCAGATGGTACACGCATCACCCTCGATTCCGGCAGTGAACTGCGCTATCCGGATCATTTTTCCGAGCACAGGGATGTTTATCTAAAGGGTGAGGCTTTTTTTAACGTGGCGCCTGATCCGAACAAACCTTTCCGTGTGCATGCCACTCATGCAGTTGTCAGTGTGTTGGGAACCAAGTTTAATGTGCGTGCATGGAACGAGAATCCGACTGTGGCTGTTGCTGTCCGGGAAGGCAAAGTTTCTCTTCGTCACAAAGATCCGCAACATGGTGGACAGGTCGTTCTAACAAGAGGGAAAAAGAGTTATTTGGGACAGGACGGAAGACCAACACCGCCCGTGACCGTGTCATCCAGCGACATTACTTCCTGGATGCATAACGAAATGCATTTTGAAAATACGACAGTCAAAGAGGTTTTGAACCAACTGACACGCTGGTACGATCTGAAATTTGTTTTGGAGGATACCACCACAGCCAGTGAGCACCTGACCTGCGAGCTGAAGCGCTCGAACGTTGATGATATCTTTGAACTGATAACCGTATTAACAAAAACTGAAATGGTTCAAAAAGATAGTGTCATTAAACTGATTCCCGTCAAAGATATGCCGGGAAGAAAGGAGTGA
- a CDS encoding DUF2012 domain-containing protein — MKVLTLTVLILLLCTLLPLQAQQKDSSDEIDLRQYAGLLMPSGMQKKIAVNFKNETFEDALSIISREADMMINYNRDDLPLDSKISLEMYDVLALEAIVNVLKKTNTALHFTSAGQVAIVPAADAPAGRSRRGTVKGKVADASSGEPLPGANVVIDGTSIGAATDIDGEYVIRNVKPGSYTLEIRYIGYKNASYEIKVESDETLVRDARLSYASVQTEEVHVTAQREGQLEAINKQLSSRSIRNVVASDRIQEIPDANAAESLGRLPGINVLRSGGEGTKVSIRGMTPKFNTVKLNNVAIPSTDTDNRSVDLTMISPNMLSEIEVIKSLTPDQDADAIGGVVNLRLKEAEPGLHTDILVQGGYNEKMQSYKPYKIQASISNRFFNDKLGVSLQGNLERADRGTHLLDVDWEIVKEMGLGESPLEMDVFKLQDREDIRKRYGASIIMDYQMPNGQLQFNSIYTQWNRDRLDRTEEFRFSVVEHHWDVKGEEHEINTFTHSLQGENDFSFMIVDYGLAYTTSNRNHPRDLSLNFIELSAFDRGYSSLLTKGPKALFGFARNDYEEAYVKDLDIWQTEMHDNNFQANLDFTIPMQVGSFLSGDFRFGGKYTSKDRFYDTNRWLGPMDWDLSLLTDETRDYLHSIGWGAGNLQPPFFFPLLMDKDYDEGDFLGVSV; from the coding sequence ATGAAAGTTCTGACTCTTACTGTGTTGATCCTTTTGCTGTGTACATTGCTGCCTCTGCAAGCGCAACAAAAGGATAGTTCGGATGAAATTGATTTGCGACAGTATGCCGGGTTGTTAATGCCCTCCGGCATGCAAAAGAAAATAGCTGTTAATTTCAAAAATGAAACATTTGAAGACGCGTTGTCCATCATATCCCGGGAAGCAGATATGATGATCAACTATAATCGCGATGACCTGCCTCTCGATTCAAAAATTTCTCTGGAAATGTATGATGTGCTTGCCCTGGAAGCCATTGTCAATGTGTTGAAAAAAACAAATACCGCTCTGCATTTTACTTCCGCAGGACAGGTTGCCATCGTACCGGCGGCTGACGCGCCTGCCGGTCGTTCCAGAAGAGGTACGGTCAAGGGCAAAGTTGCAGATGCTTCCTCCGGTGAGCCGCTGCCCGGCGCGAATGTTGTGATTGACGGAACGAGTATCGGAGCAGCGACCGATATTGACGGTGAATATGTGATCAGGAATGTCAAACCCGGTTCCTATACACTGGAAATTAGGTACATCGGTTATAAGAACGCTTCCTATGAAATTAAAGTCGAAAGTGATGAAACCCTGGTTCGAGACGCGCGTTTGTCCTATGCATCCGTTCAGACGGAAGAGGTTCACGTAACCGCGCAGCGGGAAGGTCAGCTGGAAGCTATCAACAAACAGCTGTCTTCACGTTCGATTCGTAATGTTGTGGCTTCGGACCGGATTCAGGAGATACCGGATGCCAATGCCGCGGAATCTCTGGGGCGGCTACCCGGTATCAATGTGCTGCGTTCCGGCGGTGAGGGCACCAAGGTATCTATTCGCGGTATGACCCCGAAATTTAATACGGTGAAACTGAACAATGTCGCCATACCTTCCACGGATACCGATAACCGGTCTGTGGATTTGACTATGATATCGCCGAATATGTTGTCCGAAATTGAGGTAATAAAGTCCCTGACTCCGGACCAGGACGCAGACGCGATCGGTGGTGTGGTCAATCTGCGCCTGAAAGAAGCTGAACCGGGGCTGCATACGGATATTCTGGTGCAGGGCGGTTATAATGAAAAAATGCAATCGTACAAACCGTATAAAATTCAGGCATCGATCAGCAACCGGTTTTTCAATGACAAACTGGGTGTGTCTCTGCAGGGAAATCTTGAACGTGCCGACCGCGGAACCCATTTGCTTGATGTGGACTGGGAAATTGTCAAGGAAATGGGACTCGGAGAATCCCCCCTGGAGATGGACGTCTTTAAACTCCAAGACCGCGAGGACATTCGAAAACGTTATGGCGCCAGTATCATCATGGATTATCAGATGCCCAACGGCCAATTGCAGTTCAATTCGATTTATACACAGTGGAATCGCGACAGACTGGACCGGACGGAGGAGTTTAGGTTCTCGGTTGTGGAGCATCATTGGGATGTCAAAGGTGAGGAACATGAAATTAATACTTTTACCCATTCTCTGCAGGGTGAAAATGACTTTTCTTTTATGATAGTGGATTACGGTTTGGCCTATACGACATCGAACCGCAATCATCCCAGAGATTTATCACTTAATTTTATTGAACTTTCTGCTTTTGATCGGGGATATTCCAGCCTTCTGACAAAAGGCCCGAAAGCTCTTTTCGGATTTGCCAGGAACGATTACGAGGAGGCCTATGTCAAAGACCTTGATATTTGGCAAACCGAAATGCATGACAATAATTTTCAGGCCAATCTGGATTTTACAATACCAATGCAGGTCGGATCATTTTTGAGCGGTGATTTTCGGTTTGGCGGTAAATACACCTCTAAAGACCGGTTTTATGACACCAACCGCTGGCTTGGTCCCATGGACTGGGATCTGTCCCTGTTAACGGACGAGACAAGAGATTATCTGCATTCCATTGGCTGGGGCGCCGGCAATCTGCAGCCGCCGTTCTTTTTCCCGCTATTGATGGATAAAGATTATGATGAAGGTGACTTTTTGGGAGTATCCGTTTGA
- a CDS encoding TonB-dependent receptor has translation MMKVTFWEYPFELGPSIIFKHVKNIAKYSRPEIRPRWNESHANDYDGWEEVKAFYVMGEFNIGKDLLIIPGVRYEHEFTSYNAVQAIEIDNWSGQTYDRHSKRKFDYWFPSVNVKYSPSSWMDIRFSKTRAIARPDFLYFINKLALYPTLGSLSSGNPDLKPALSDNWDAGLAFYGDYVGLLGINAFYKEVSNIFWRTQKILLDPTKVGLSENSTYKNQPWTVPVNNPYDAYITGLELEWQTNFWYLPKPFNTVILNLNYTKINSETKYPQFKAETDYSSYPPQTTLIDTFRTGRMLHQPDDIANMTFGYDLKGFSLRLSWMFQGDVIYSIGSRPEMDQHTEDYYRLDLNLQQKLPWEGVQMFLNASNLLDSEDVFYQTSVVDPIRVNRRELYGRVFEIGLRYRM, from the coding sequence ATGATGAAGGTGACTTTTTGGGAGTATCCGTTTGAGCTCGGCCCCTCTATTATCTTTAAACATGTGAAGAATATCGCCAAATATTCACGTCCCGAGATTCGTCCGCGCTGGAACGAGTCGCACGCCAATGATTATGACGGCTGGGAAGAGGTGAAAGCCTTTTATGTGATGGGCGAATTCAATATCGGAAAGGATTTACTCATTATTCCGGGTGTGCGTTATGAACACGAATTTACCAGTTACAATGCCGTACAGGCAATTGAAATCGACAACTGGTCCGGTCAGACGTATGACCGACATTCCAAACGCAAATTTGACTATTGGTTCCCCAGTGTGAATGTCAAATACAGTCCGAGCAGCTGGATGGATATCCGGTTTTCCAAAACCCGTGCGATTGCCCGGCCTGATTTTTTGTATTTTATCAATAAACTCGCATTGTATCCGACTTTAGGTAGTTTATCTTCAGGGAATCCGGATTTAAAGCCGGCTCTGTCTGACAACTGGGATGCCGGACTGGCCTTTTACGGTGATTATGTCGGCTTGCTGGGTATCAATGCATTTTATAAAGAAGTCAGTAATATTTTTTGGAGAACCCAAAAGATCCTTTTGGATCCGACCAAAGTCGGGTTGAGTGAAAACAGTACCTATAAAAATCAGCCCTGGACAGTCCCGGTCAATAACCCGTATGATGCCTATATCACGGGTCTGGAACTGGAATGGCAGACGAATTTCTGGTATCTGCCCAAGCCGTTCAATACTGTGATTTTGAATCTCAATTACACAAAAATTAATTCTGAAACCAAATATCCGCAGTTCAAGGCGGAAACGGATTACAGCAGTTATCCGCCGCAAACCACACTCATCGATACTTTTCGTACCGGCCGTATGCTGCATCAACCGGATGATATTGCCAATATGACATTCGGCTATGATTTAAAAGGGTTTTCACTGAGATTGTCCTGGATGTTCCAGGGCGATGTGATTTACTCGATTGGCAGTCGTCCGGAGATGGATCAACACACAGAAGATTATTATCGTCTGGATCTGAACCTGCAGCAAAAGCTCCCCTGGGAGGGGGTTCAGATGTTCCTGAACGCCAGCAATCTGCTGGACAGCGAAGATGTGTTTTATCAGACGTCAGTTGTGGATCCGATACGCGTGAACCGACGTGAGCTTTACGGGCGCGTGTTTGAAATCGGATTGCGTTATCGCATGTAA
- a CDS encoding T9SS type A sorting domain-containing protein, giving the protein MKSYRFYLVVLLSALFILPALVVAQDQTWDDVIEEVVGDTAVVLPGFGTLNTAVDGDTTETGERVNEDRVYKLKRGAYYFLSGVIRASEYDLVLVGEKDDPAAPTFPAVVASGLAEDGDKAASELVRTDDDLTVKNFAMINYAPNGAQLARCTRLTGDSTTAIIDNMLIERTNWQTFAFYGQWHTVIATNSMWKNLGVNLWNGRALNWDGSGLGIEKLYVENCSFLNVNGLTIKPWENMTKLLWINHNTFVNGMRFPLMHREHINSYITNNIYHNMNLYGESEIEVVTNDYDPVPFGDINVDTITTRGVLEPWIGDSTAAFYEEAEAERRMLVHNNLWHHSEVFSNLLATFETDTTPSGWVEDPWMNSVTLSIFADDETWPHMVNGTLYNEEVMFTNEQTSRDSMMAYMMDQKTGAPELTMYHWDPDGDPLAVAWPPVEDLSYSNANLLDAAYGDLPLGDLNWFPAEKQAWMAIKDQETADFESMVQNGSTGVEDKVASPREFDLKQNYPNPFNPNTTIEFNLTKVNDVELGVYNMLGQKVKTLVNEQKIAGTHRVQWDGTNSFGQKVVSGVYFYKLKAGDHTQTMKMMLIK; this is encoded by the coding sequence ATGAAATCGTATCGCTTCTATTTGGTTGTTTTGCTGAGTGCATTGTTTATACTGCCTGCACTCGTGGTCGCTCAGGATCAAACCTGGGATGACGTGATTGAAGAGGTGGTCGGTGATACCGCAGTTGTGCTGCCCGGATTCGGAACTTTGAATACGGCTGTTGACGGAGATACCACGGAAACCGGTGAACGCGTTAATGAAGATCGTGTTTATAAACTGAAACGCGGCGCTTATTATTTTCTGTCTGGTGTCATCAGAGCCAGTGAATATGATCTGGTTTTGGTCGGTGAAAAAGATGATCCCGCAGCCCCCACGTTTCCTGCTGTTGTGGCTTCAGGGCTTGCCGAGGACGGCGACAAAGCAGCAAGCGAACTTGTTCGTACCGATGATGATCTGACGGTGAAGAATTTCGCAATGATTAACTATGCTCCCAACGGCGCCCAGCTTGCTCGTTGCACACGTTTAACCGGTGACAGCACCACAGCGATTATTGACAATATGCTGATTGAACGCACGAATTGGCAGACGTTTGCCTTTTATGGCCAATGGCATACGGTGATTGCCACCAACAGCATGTGGAAGAATCTGGGCGTCAATCTATGGAACGGCCGCGCTCTGAACTGGGATGGTTCCGGTTTGGGTATTGAAAAACTTTATGTGGAAAACTGTTCCTTCCTCAACGTCAATGGTTTGACCATCAAACCCTGGGAAAATATGACCAAACTGTTATGGATCAATCACAACACCTTTGTCAACGGTATGCGCTTCCCGCTCATGCATCGGGAGCATATTAATTCTTATATCACCAACAATATTTATCACAACATGAATCTCTATGGTGAAAGTGAAATTGAAGTTGTGACTAATGACTATGATCCGGTTCCGTTCGGCGACATTAATGTCGATACCATTACCACACGCGGTGTGCTGGAACCCTGGATTGGCGACTCGACCGCGGCATTTTATGAAGAAGCCGAAGCCGAACGCCGCATGCTGGTTCACAACAACCTGTGGCATCACAGCGAGGTGTTCTCAAACCTTCTGGCCACATTTGAAACCGATACCACCCCTTCAGGCTGGGTTGAGGACCCCTGGATGAACAGCGTGACCCTAAGCATTTTTGCGGATGATGAAACCTGGCCGCATATGGTTAACGGTACGTTGTATAACGAAGAGGTCATGTTCACCAATGAACAGACCAGCCGTGACTCTATGATGGCCTATATGATGGATCAAAAAACTGGAGCACCTGAACTGACCATGTACCACTGGGATCCGGACGGTGATCCGTTAGCCGTTGCCTGGCCGCCGGTTGAAGACCTGAGCTACAGCAATGCGAATCTTTTGGATGCTGCTTATGGCGATCTGCCGCTTGGTGACTTGAACTGGTTCCCGGCAGAAAAACAGGCGTGGATGGCGATTAAGGATCAGGAAACGGCTGATTTTGAATCCATGGTCCAAAACGGCAGCACCGGCGTTGAAGACAAAGTGGCTTCACCCAGAGAATTTGACCTGAAACAGAACTATCCGAATCCGTTCAACCCGAATACAACCATCGAATTCAACCTGACGAAGGTGAATGATGTTGAACTGGGTGTTTACAATATGCTGGGTCAAAAAGTCAAGACACTGGTGAATGAACAAAAGATTGCCGGAACCCACAGAGTACAGTGGGACGGTACCAACAGTTTTGGTCAAAAAGTGGTGAGCGGTGTTTATTTTTACAAATTAAAGGCCGGTGATCATACTCAGACCATGAAGATGATGCTGATTAAATAG
- a CDS encoding peptidylprolyl isomerase — translation MINNRLKFLEMMERGYHQDPRIQKKIRMLINRKLVHWYFETEIADVYVNESSIQQYYKNLGKKIRYRQIYLQNEQNRDTYEQLVRICHSTLKGAPFDSLAKEFSEHPSSAEKGGLMPVKHWTGPENRKVRTLFQLKPGRVSDIIEYKDGYVLLKVEEIETVEKKPLAEMREKIEQRLLTLYKPQMRQANADSMATCMDSTTFEWNENALEQIVEWGNVDPDFFMFNSSDTLRKAIESGRNRVVLEHNAGMVDYSDLSALFPGYEIPKAFGISGH, via the coding sequence ATGATCAACAATCGTCTCAAATTTCTGGAGATGATGGAGCGGGGCTATCATCAGGACCCACGGATTCAAAAGAAAATCAGGATGCTGATCAACAGAAAACTGGTCCATTGGTATTTTGAAACAGAAATTGCAGATGTCTATGTGAACGAATCCTCGATACAACAATATTATAAAAACCTCGGCAAAAAAATACGTTACCGCCAGATTTATCTGCAAAACGAACAGAATCGTGATACATACGAGCAGCTTGTAAGAATTTGTCATTCCACTCTCAAGGGAGCGCCATTCGACAGTCTGGCAAAAGAATTTTCCGAACACCCATCCTCAGCTGAAAAAGGAGGCCTGATGCCGGTAAAACACTGGACAGGTCCTGAGAACAGAAAAGTGCGTACCCTGTTTCAACTCAAACCCGGAAGGGTTTCCGATATTATTGAATACAAAGACGGTTATGTTTTGCTCAAAGTGGAAGAAATAGAAACCGTTGAAAAAAAACCTCTCGCCGAAATGCGCGAAAAAATTGAACAACGGTTATTAACCCTTTACAAACCGCAAATGCGTCAAGCCAATGCAGACAGTATGGCAACCTGTATGGATTCAACCACATTTGAATGGAATGAGAATGCATTAGAACAAATTGTCGAATGGGGAAATGTGGATCCCGACTTTTTTATGTTCAACTCTTCCGATACGTTGAGAAAAGCCATCGAATCCGGTCGGAACCGGGTGGTTCTTGAACACAATGCAGGGATGGTGGATTACAGTGATCTCTCGGCGTTATTTCCGGGATATGAAATCCCTAAAGCTTTTGGAATATCCGGACATTGA
- a CDS encoding peptidylprolyl isomerase, which yields MKSLKLLEYPDIEDLKNAVYEYMGYECMIHKAGKLGLDKNIYYEQEIREPLERELVILFNKTILRESLPEITEERLSAFYNEHKESRYYKKGRAVLNVVRADTREKAEALAKKLQAFDSFRQSGFPVLIQSFRMDKDGEILPARQPDIVELGRYAFEMQSGERKGPVAFNHPEDGRQFALLECKERIQGGQLTFEQARHGSLEKDLVAYLKQKNEQKLLKDLRKKYTIRQYPEYLEQRLQESITKTSS from the coding sequence ATGAAATCCCTAAAGCTTTTGGAATATCCGGACATTGAGGATTTGAAAAACGCTGTTTATGAATATATGGGGTATGAATGTATGATCCATAAAGCCGGGAAACTCGGACTGGATAAAAATATTTATTATGAACAAGAAATCCGCGAACCGCTCGAGCGCGAGTTGGTGATTCTTTTCAATAAAACCATTCTCCGGGAATCATTACCGGAAATAACCGAGGAACGGCTGTCAGCCTTTTATAATGAACATAAAGAATCCCGATATTATAAAAAGGGCAGAGCTGTGCTGAATGTGGTGAGAGCCGACACCCGGGAGAAAGCCGAAGCCTTGGCTAAAAAACTTCAAGCATTCGATTCCTTCCGGCAGAGTGGTTTCCCCGTACTCATCCAGTCGTTTAGAATGGACAAAGACGGCGAGATCCTGCCCGCGCGCCAACCTGATATTGTTGAATTGGGCCGATATGCGTTCGAAATGCAATCAGGAGAAAGAAAAGGACCGGTAGCTTTTAATCATCCTGAAGACGGCCGACAATTTGCCCTCCTGGAATGCAAGGAAAGGATTCAGGGAGGACAGCTGACCTTTGAACAGGCCAGGCACGGTTCTCTCGAAAAGGATCTGGTGGCCTATCTAAAGCAAAAGAATGAACAAAAGCTGTTAAAGGATTTGAGAAAAAAGTACACCATTCGGCAGTATCCGGAATATCTGGAACAACGACTGCAAGAAAGTATAACAAAAACATCATCCTGA
- a CDS encoding T9SS type A sorting domain-containing protein, producing the protein MSITVSPDPLFYIDHSLFGHFLERPSWGGEFGIEDAILDDTGELDPRVMDKIKGLEVPVLRFPGGTDVDYTDWTDMIDLPGRSDRPVSIGNQGDTVTNRFGYDEFAELTAELNCRVIVPLNFFDAYLKRQPLDSAVLHAAGLVAYANADTGQELPAGMPDWPGIRAANGHPEPFDFDCFQIGNETWALWSWKRKLVEQAGIKTNRYSRYIECVRRYIDMIEKIDPDAKIIADYVDDSMMTSLTAILGDRIDYYVFHQYMPWAITNSNIRKHGRKISARHLTQREIWNAFVSVPNKQDHYFMSEIGSPLIDLAKRYDLKIALTEWNWNGWWQSVPLVPLRSQYAHAVGVAGFLHGIMRSADVIEMACQSMLVGSRWGINGIRVDKQSETEPYYLPSCKMTAFYAQHHCDYLLNMTIDNLPTFEQPLKLSGIQAKERVAVVDVLPTGSRDGIAIFLINRHFDKPSRVTLDLFEFANLESKGRLVTLTGVLENSDVHPPKDPWLYEQSQSISLINQSFTLDLCPRSVSVLTFKAKDTANVLERPCPTELELKQNYPNPFNTSCFLEFFLKKSGDISLNIYDIRGRKIRTLINANHAAGKYRISWDGLSDSGESAPSGVYFYRLKKKQMITGKMIKLN; encoded by the coding sequence ATGAGTATTACTGTGTCTCCTGATCCGCTTTTTTACATTGACCACAGTCTGTTTGGACATTTTCTGGAACGACCCAGCTGGGGCGGTGAGTTCGGAATTGAGGATGCCATATTGGATGATACCGGTGAGCTTGATCCCAGGGTAATGGATAAAATCAAGGGACTGGAGGTTCCGGTTCTTCGTTTTCCGGGCGGAACGGATGTAGATTACACGGACTGGACGGATATGATCGATTTGCCGGGTCGCAGCGATAGACCGGTATCGATCGGTAATCAGGGTGATACGGTAACCAACCGGTTCGGTTATGATGAATTTGCTGAATTGACTGCTGAACTGAATTGCCGGGTAATTGTGCCCCTGAATTTTTTTGATGCCTATCTCAAGCGTCAGCCCCTGGATTCTGCGGTGCTGCACGCGGCCGGTCTGGTGGCTTATGCCAATGCGGATACAGGACAGGAATTGCCCGCCGGAATGCCCGACTGGCCCGGGATTCGTGCTGCGAACGGGCATCCTGAACCCTTTGATTTTGACTGTTTTCAAATCGGGAACGAAACCTGGGCGCTCTGGAGCTGGAAGCGGAAGCTCGTCGAACAAGCGGGCATCAAAACAAACCGTTATAGCCGTTACATTGAATGTGTACGGCGTTATATTGATATGATTGAGAAAATTGATCCTGACGCAAAAATCATAGCAGATTATGTGGATGACAGCATGATGACAAGTCTGACCGCAATATTAGGTGACCGTATCGATTATTATGTGTTTCACCAATATATGCCCTGGGCGATCACTAACAGTAATATCAGAAAACACGGCCGTAAAATATCCGCTCGGCATTTAACCCAAAGAGAAATCTGGAACGCTTTTGTCAGTGTACCAAATAAACAGGATCATTATTTCATGTCCGAAATAGGCAGTCCGCTCATTGACCTGGCGAAACGTTATGATCTAAAAATAGCATTAACCGAGTGGAACTGGAACGGCTGGTGGCAATCGGTTCCCCTTGTTCCACTCAGATCTCAATACGCGCATGCCGTCGGTGTCGCCGGATTTCTTCATGGCATCATGCGGTCTGCGGATGTTATTGAAATGGCCTGTCAATCCATGCTGGTGGGCAGCAGATGGGGCATTAACGGCATTCGGGTTGATAAACAGAGTGAAACAGAGCCATATTATTTACCGTCCTGTAAAATGACGGCATTTTACGCACAACATCATTGTGATTATCTCCTGAACATGACCATTGACAATCTACCTACCTTTGAACAGCCTCTGAAATTGAGCGGCATCCAGGCAAAGGAGCGGGTGGCAGTTGTGGATGTTCTGCCCACAGGTTCCAGAGATGGAATTGCAATTTTCCTCATTAATCGTCATTTTGATAAACCGTCACGTGTCACACTCGATTTGTTTGAATTTGCAAATCTGGAATCCAAAGGCCGTTTGGTTACCCTGACCGGTGTGCTTGAAAATTCGGATGTCCATCCACCAAAAGACCCCTGGCTTTATGAACAATCGCAATCTATTTCCCTCATCAACCAATCTTTTACTCTCGATCTTTGTCCCCGATCTGTATCGGTGTTAACCTTTAAAGCCAAAGACACTGCGAATGTACTTGAGCGGCCTTGTCCGACAGAGCTGGAATTAAAACAAAATTACCCCAACCCGTTTAATACGAGCTGTTTTTTAGAGTTTTTTTTGAAAAAATCCGGAGATATTTCTTTGAATATCTATGATATCCGCGGCCGCAAAATCCGAACCCTGATAAATGCCAATCATGCAGCGGGTAAATACCGGATTTCCTGGGACGGATTGAGTGATAGCGGTGAATCTGCTCCAAGCGGTGTGTATTTTTATCGTTTGAAAAAAAAGCAAATGATAACCGGAAAGATGATCAAACTGAATTAA